The DNA region TGTCAGAAAAAGCAGAGAGCAAAAAGTGAGCAGCTATTGCTGCTTTAAAAACAAAAGAGAAAACCCTCATAGATTTAATACGGTATTGCCCGGGTATGTTCAATGAGGTTGTCCTTGGCAAGCGAGAACAGCTGCTTTAAGCCTATGCCTCCAGTGGAAGAGACCGGACCGCTTGAGATAGCAACTGCTGGCTTTTCCTCTTTCACGGAACCCGCGACAGCTTCCTGTGTTTTCTCTTCCAGGGTGATCAGCTCCGGGCTGAAGGTCTCGGCAAAAAAATGCTCATCTTCAGAGTTTTCCTCCGTCGAAATCTTGGGAGATAAAAACAGATCAAAGAATAAGTTGAGTAAATAGTAAAGGAGATAAACAGTAAAGATTGTGGTCAAAAAATCAGTCCAGCTCATGGGTCATATTTTTTAGGGTTTGAGAAATGTATTCGTTTAGCCAGGGATGGCTTTTTAGAAAGCGGTCAAGGGAAAAAACAATTACCCTGCTCATATCAATATTAGAAGCGCTCTTTAGCTGCCTTAATTTGCTCATCGTGCGCTTATCGATCCTAATCAGGATTTTCTCCTGCCCGTCCATATTGAATTCCTGCAGTGAGGACAGGAAGTCGGAAAGACGCTTGGGGTCCACGGCCACTGTTTTTGCTTTCGGTTCATTACGGACAGGCTTTCCTTCTGCCTTAGTGCCGGGAGATTTTTGAGATAAGCCTTTCTGCTCTTCGAGCCTTGTTTTGAGCTGATCTGCGAGAGACTTAATTTCGCTCATGGTGATTTACCTTTCTTCATAAAGCTTTCGTAGACAAATTCCATTGCCGGCATAAAAACCGGTATCAAGGGCGCCGGGATATGTACAGTTCCCACCCGCTGAAAATCAATACGATCAGAAATGCAGGGTGAAACTTTCCCAAACCTGGATAGTACCCTGTCCACCTCTTCCCTGGTTTCATACTTTACGGTCGTTTTGATCCTGTTTGGCACATATACGACCGGAGCGAAACTGTTAATCTCTCTGCAGACCAAGGAAAAGATCACTGTACTATCCACCGAAAATTCATCATAATTAAACGGGCAGATGATGAGTTCCGCTGAGCTGATAATGGGAATCAATAGATCATCATCCATTTTACCAGGAAGATCAATGAGCACAAACTCGTCCCGGTTTTGGTTCAATAGCTCTAAAAGCGCCGGAAAATATTTAAGGTCTGAAGGAATAACTTCATAAATGGGATCATTCTCCAGGATCTTTGCCTTCTCAAATTTACCGGAAATCGATGCCTGGTAATCCATATCCAATACTGTAACTTTCTTTTTTTTGAGTATAGAGAGATAATAGGCCAATAACAGACAGAGCGTGCTTTTACCGGCACCGCCCTTCTGGTTTCCGATTAGTATAACCATAAGCGTAAATTTTAACGTGTATTTGTTCTTGCCTTTTTCTGCCGCCTTCTGTTTCGCCCTAGAATCTGCTCATCATCAATATCATCAGAGATATCAAATCCAAAAGATAAATCAGCTATAGAAAATCCTTCCGATGATTCGCTAATCAGGTCAGCCGCATTTACATCAGCCGGCGCAGATAGCAACATCTTCTCATCTGGAGCGAAACGATTTTCACAATGACTAGTCTTGACTTCCGAATCCTCAGCTGGTAACATCTCAAGCTGAAAACTAGGAGTAGTTTCCATAAATTTGCCAAGCGACATAATCTCGCTACCTTTGAAAACATTTTTTCCTGAATGGTCCAGAATGGTGTAACCATATGGAGGCTTGTCATTTTTGAAATGGAATACAAACTGCAGACCAAATGAGCTGGAAAGCTTCTCACAAAGAAGTGATGAATAGCCAAGTACCCTGCCCTCCCCCCCGCCCGCAAGCTTTTCCTTAAGGGGATAAACCCTCGAATCAGTGATCGGTCTATATTTCTCAAAGATCTGTTTCAACTGCGACCGCCGATCCTGAGAAGAATTCCCCATTGAAATATGCTCATCGATCCTTGATAACGCAATGCTTCCAAGCTGCTGGCCAAACTTTGAAATCTTATAAATCCCGTCTACTGGAGCAATGGCATACCCATGCTTTTCTAGAATCAATAAAAACTGCGCATGTGTAGAAAAGCGGTATTGGAGTGCTTTAGACAAAACACTTTCAGCATTTATTTCCTCGTCCTTGCCAATTAGCTTATTAAGCACTTTATAGGCCCTGATCTTTTCATAGCTGTCCGAAATCTTTTTTCCCTCATGGTCAATTCTAGAAGATACCATATGAATATGATTGTTCCTGGTATCCTTGTGAAAAATAAGAAGATAGGGTTGATCACCATATCCCATCCCTTTTAGCCAACGCTCCGCTAGGGTAACGAGTTCTTCTTTGCCCAGGGATCTTCCCTTAGGAGATATCATAGCATGGAACTGCGGATATACTACCCTACGGTTTCGGGCAGCTATTGAAGACAAGTAATTGATATAATCCTGAGGCTTTACTTCCGATAGTCCTTCAAGGGCACCAAATCCGGAAACTTTCAAAAGCTCTCCCTTATTTTTCTCTACCTTATTGGTATTGTACCTAACCGCTCTAAATGTTTTAGACTTCCAGAGGATTTTTACGATCATACCTTATCCCTTTAAAAGTCTGAGCAGCGCGCGCGTTGATTTCTCCATTTCCCTGAACAGGAAAATATAATCGGAAAACAGCTCATTGAATTTCTCGATCACATCATTAGAGAGCATCCCACGTTTATTTAGGAAGTTGGCATGCCGGGCTAACTGATTGATGTTATTGCCAGACCTTCCGATCTCAGCGCCAATGTCATCGAGGCTTTTCATAACCTCAGATGCATTTACTTTAATCGATAAAGAAGATGAATTCAATAGCTTAACGCGGAGAAAATCACTCTCTTTCAATCCCAATGATACCCAAAGCGAGCGGAGCAGGGCATATTCCGCTTCGCTGACCCTGGCCTTTATGAACTTTGTTCGTTTCCCCTCAAGCTTTAAAGGTCTTCCATTCTTTTTCCCGGTCATATCAAATGATTAAATGGTATCCTCCCTAAAAGAAAAAACTAGTTGCGACGTTTTTTCATCCCGCTCGCCCCCTTTGGGCGAAAAAAAGCGGGCAAGTTAAAGGGTTTTTGAGCAACAAAAACACAACTTGCAGGCTCAAAAACGAAAACATCCCTACATCAACCTCAGGTTAACTAGAGCATAAAATCCTCCCTTTTGCTTGCCTGTAGAAACAGCTCGCAAAACAGAGGAATTTTCGGGTTATCTTTTTAGCTGAAGTGGTCTATCAAGGTAGTCGGATTTATCAGGATTTCCCGTACCTTTAAAGTCAGCGTCTTATCTAGCTTAGCATATTCAAGATGAATATGACCGCGCCGAGATTTTTAGGTTTATCTACATAGCACAATATTCATACACGACCACTGTAAAATGCTAATAGGACTAACAAGCTATTGTAAATAGCATATCGCATTAACCGCTGCGAACGCTAAAGACTTTTCAGGACGAGACACATGCAGATATAGGCATATAGATATATCAATAAACCTATACAACTAAAAAAGATAGATCTTGATTAACATATTTGCATATATAGAAATCAACACTCACCGATATAGTGCTATGTAAATATATAAGTATCTAAATGTGTAACGACATAGTAAGGAACAATCTTGCCATTAATTATTGAAGCAATCCCTGGCTTCTCATATACCTATATTTATATAAGTAATAAAATCCCTGCTCATCACTGGCATAATTGTAGCTTTAGTAAAACGGTTATTAAAAGTTAAAACAAAAAAGGGGCAAAATGCCCCTTGCAAAACTTATCCCGCCAAACCCTGGGGCAGTAAGAAATTTATATAAAATGCGGAACTACTCACGTCAGATCCCCCGATCCGGGCCATAAGGCCTGCCAGTGCGCTTTCACCAAGTTGACGTTATCTCAAGGCTTCGCAGAATTTCCGGCTTTAGGCCGGATAATGTATCATTCCCAAATGTCAAAGACCAATCGTTTTGTTGGTCAAAATTCATAAGGAAAAAATTAGAGATTTGACACTTCAGCTAAAGTGCCTGCAATTGTTGTAAAAAATTTAATCATTCATAAGCATAAAATCACCAGAGCGACCCTACACCGAGCTGATTACATTCAGTGGCGTTTTGCCTTTTTAAAAGCCAAATTTTGGCAAAGGGGAATGAATTCTGCGCGAGAGTTCAATGGCGGAAAGCACCGCGCAGCACTTTCCCGTCCCCATACCTTTAAAAGAAGAGAGTTCGGACAGGCTCAATAGGGAAAGCTTTTGCAGATCACCACCGGCGCTGCAAAGCAACTTTTGTGCTAACTCCACTGCGCTTGCTTCCCTACTTCCCGATCCGATAAGCTCCTTTGTTTCCAGCGCCTGTGCGCCAAGTTCAGCCAATCTTTCCCTTGGGCGCAAAGCAGGATCCCATCCTTCTATTCCGCTTTGTCCTTTCTCCTGCTTCGGTTGCGAGAAAAGGGCATGGACACTGCATGCTTTATCTCCGGCGTGAGCCGCCGAATGGAGCAGGGAAGAAAACCCGGAGATCAACCACTCAAAATCATCCATAAAAACAGCCAGCCTTCTGGTGGTGAACGAGCCATCATTCTCCAGCTCCCGCTTTGTAATCTGGATATAATTGCTGCCAGTACGGGCAACCATAAAATCCAAAAAGAAGCTTCTCTTGCCGTAAGAAAAAGCTTCGCCTGCAATTGTTCTTTTTTCCATAACAGATACAACTAAAATTAGACATAAGGCCTATCCAGGCCCCTTTAACTATCACAGTTCCAAATTTGCATTTTGAGTTTTATTTAGTCGGTTGTATTTTTAGGTATCGGATTTAACCGCTTGTAAGTCGTATATAGATTTGATTTACAGGCCAAAAACTTAAATAATCATGGGAAATCAGATAAAAGAACAAAAATACTGCGCGTACAGCAAATGCGGGAGAAGTTTTGGGGGAAGGGCCGGCAAAATCTATTGCGGTGACCAGTGCCAACGCAGCAGGCAGGGAAAAGAAAAAAAAAGACAAATGGGAAGAACCCGAACATTTCGGGCAGACCAACCGCATCATCATGCGCAACTACCAGATCTTAAAACCATTATGCAACGAAAAAGGCTACCCGGTCAGCAACGGGAAACTGCGGGATGAGGGATTTGAGTTTGATTTATGACCAGCATTTAGGAAACGGAAGAAGGCCTGAGACTGACTAGGTGCTATGACTGCGGCTGGATTCAGCTGCCTGAAAACAAAGTCCGAATCTATCTTGTCCCGCTGCTAATGGTATTGGGCATAGCAAAAGCGAAAAAACATCAAAAATAAACAATACCACCGTTCTGCCTGGGGCCTAGATCGATATTGACCGTAAGCTTTTGCATATTACTCAATCATAGGGGGGTATCATTTTTATTGCAAAACATAAAATAATGCTCAGCACTTTATGGCAAGATTGCAGGTCAAAAAAATAAGAACAACCACTTAGCTCCATACACCTACAGCAGTAAAAGACTATTATCTCCACTTTGGAAGAGACTAGGAACAACTTCATGAACTTAATTCAGAACTCGAAGAGCGCATAGAGCGCAGAGTTATCGAACTTGCCGGGAGCTTAGAGCGTTTCCGGACCAGGGCAGAAGGAACAGCGCTGCTTATCTTGGTGGGGAATGAGGACAATAACCGAATATATTTCAATAAACGCTGGGAAACGGTCACCGACAGAAAGATGGGGAGCTGTTGCCCAAGGATTGGGTAGACCTTAGTCATCCTGAAGAAAAGCAGCAGTTCATCAACCCTTACATGGAAAGTTTCCAAAAGCTAAAATTTTTTATAGCGGGTTTCTTATGCCTGATAGTAAAGGCGAAAACCGCTGGTGTTATGCCAGTGCCCTCAAAGGTTCCGTTCCGACTGATCCATACAAAAGGAGAAAATACAACTCAGAAAAGATTAGGGACAATGAACAGGTAACCATTAAACCCGTGTGCAAAACTGCGGCAAACAAAAATCCTGTTTTCCAGTTTAAAACTAAAAGTCAAGATATGTTAGCAAACAAAAAACCAACCGATATCCAAAAATTCATTGAAAAATTTGAGCCTTCAAAATTCAAAATGCTCTCGCGGGGCATTGAGGTACGCGGAATTAAAGACCTAAACAAGAGCATCAGCTTAGCAAAGGAGGTCATAGAAAAGTTAAAACTAAGACTGGTCATCTCCCACAGCGCCGAAATGGCGATGTACGGCAGCTTTGAAGTGATTTATCCGTAACAACAACACATAAAAATGCATTCTTAACATCAGACATTCTCATCAGCCTTTTCCTTAAACATTCAGGCAGGAAAATCTGGTCGAGTACATGAAAAAGGTTTTAAAAGGATGCACTCGGTGGTAATGCTTTTAGGCGCAGAGACTAAAGACTCGAGATCGCGCAATAAAACATTCGGATCAATAAATGGAATTTTGCAGGGACAAAAAATCAAGCCCCCTCATCTGCATCT from Pedobacter endophyticus includes:
- a CDS encoding relaxase/mobilization nuclease domain-containing protein, translated to MIVKILWKSKTFRAVRYNTNKVEKNKGELLKVSGFGALEGLSEVKPQDYINYLSSIAARNRRVVYPQFHAMISPKGRSLGKEELVTLAERWLKGMGYGDQPYLLIFHKDTRNNHIHMVSSRIDHEGKKISDSYEKIRAYKVLNKLIGKDEEINAESVLSKALQYRFSTHAQFLLILEKHGYAIAPVDGIYKISKFGQQLGSIALSRIDEHISMGNSSQDRRSQLKQIFEKYRPITDSRVYPLKEKLAGGGEGRVLGYSSLLCEKLSSSFGLQFVFHFKNDKPPYGYTILDHSGKNVFKGSEIMSLGKFMETTPSFQLEMLPAEDSEVKTSHCENRFAPDEKMLLSAPADVNAADLISESSEGFSIADLSFGFDISDDIDDEQILGRNRRRQKKARTNTR
- a CDS encoding plasmid mobilization protein, whose protein sequence is MTGKKNGRPLKLEGKRTKFIKARVSEAEYALLRSLWVSLGLKESDFLRVKLLNSSSLSIKVNASEVMKSLDDIGAEIGRSGNNINQLARHANFLNKRGMLSNDVIEKFNELFSDYIFLFREMEKSTRALLRLLKG
- a CDS encoding ParA family protein; the protein is MVILIGNQKGGAGKSTLCLLLAYYLSILKKKKVTVLDMDYQASISGKFEKAKILENDPIYEVIPSDLKYFPALLELLNQNRDEFVLIDLPGKMDDDLLIPIISSAELIICPFNYDEFSVDSTVIFSLVCREINSFAPVVYVPNRIKTTVKYETREEVDRVLSRFGKVSPCISDRIDFQRVGTVHIPAPLIPVFMPAMEFVYESFMKKGKSP
- a CDS encoding UPF0758 domain-containing protein, whose translation is MEKRTIAGEAFSYGKRSFFLDFMVARTGSNYIQITKRELENDGSFTTRRLAVFMDDFEWLISGFSSLLHSAAHAGDKACSVHALFSQPKQEKGQSGIEGWDPALRPRERLAELGAQALETKELIGSGSREASAVELAQKLLCSAGGDLQKLSLLSLSELSSFKGMGTGKCCAVLSAIELSRRIHSPLPKFGF